The Struthio camelus isolate bStrCam1 chromosome 5, bStrCam1.hap1, whole genome shotgun sequence genome has a segment encoding these proteins:
- the CAPN3 gene encoding calpain-3 isoform X1, translated as MPTAINAAVAQQTAAGSVPSATVSTTAEGTGGGTGGIYSAIISRNQPIIRVKEKTYEELHKKCLEKNILYEDPDFPPNETSFFYSQKIPIKFEWKRPREICENPRFIIGGANRTDICQGELGDCWFLAAIACLTLNKKLLCRVIPHDQSFIQNYAGIFHFQFWRYGDWVDVVIDDCLPTYNNQLVFTKSSQRNEFWSALLEKAYAKLHGSYEALKGGNTTEAMEDFTGGVTEFYEIKDAPKDTYKIMKHAIARGSLMASSIDDNLGFSYGSAPRSDIGELIARMVKNLENAQMTQSTIDYQGMDERPAWTIMPMQYETRMACGLVKGHAYSVTAVEETTFKGEKIRLVRLRNPWGQVEWNGPWSDKSEEWNFIPEAEKIRLQHKIAEDGEFWISFEDFMRHFTKLEICNLTPDTLEADKLQTWTVSVNEGRWVRGCSAGGCRNYPDTFWTNPQYRLRLLEEDDDPEDEEVICSFLVALMQKNRRKERKLGANLYTIGFAIYEVPKEMHGNKHHLQKDFFLYNASKARSKTYINMREISERFRLPPSEYVVIPSTYEPHQEGEFILRVFSEKRSLSEEVENMIEAQRPSRASAKIREASEEEKQFRNIFRQIAGDDMEINAEELRNVLNNVVKKHKDLKTEGFELESCRSMIALMDTDGSGKINFDEFRHLWDKIKSWQKIFKRYDTDHSGTINSYEMRNAVKDAGFRLNNQLYDIITMRYADKNMNIDFDSFICCFVRLDAMFRAFHAFDKDGDGIIKLNVLEWLQLTMYA; from the exons ATGCCAACTGCCATAAATGCAGCGGTGGCTCAGCAGACAGCTGCTGGGTCAGTTCCCAGTGCTACTGTTAGCACTACAGCTGAAGGTACAGGTGGGGGCACAGGGGGGATTTATTCTGCCATAATCAGTCGCAACCAGCCCATTATCAGAGTAAAGGAAAAGACCTATGAAGAGCTTCACAAGAAGTGCCTGGAGAAAAACATCCTCTATGAAGATCCTGATTTCCCACCTAATGAGACCTCCTTCTTCTATAGCCAGAAAATCCCCATCAAGTTTGAGTGGAAAAGACCACGT GAAATCTGTGAGAATCCACGATTTATTATTGGTGGAGCCAACAGAACAGATATCTGCCAAGGAGAATTAG GTGACTGCTGGTTCCTGGCAGCCATCGCTTGCCTAACCCTGAATAAAAAACTCCTCTGTAGAGTCATACCTCACGACCAGTCCTTTATACAAAACTACGCTGGCATCTTTCACTTCCAG TTCTGGCGCTACGGAGACTGGGTGGACGTTGTCATCGACGACTGCCTACCCACGTACAACAACCAGCTGGTCTTCACCAAGTCCTCCCAGCGCAACGAGTTCTGGAGCGCTCTTCTGGAAAAGGCCTACGCAAA ACTCCATGGGTCCTATGAAGCTTTGAAAGGAGGCAACACCACAGAGGCCATGGAGGACTTCACAGGAGGAGTGACAGAGTTCTATGAGATAAAAGATGCCCCTAAAGATACCTATAAAATTATGAAACATGCAATTGCCAGAGGATCCCTCATGGCCAGCTCCATTGAC GATAACTTAGGCTTTTCCTATGGATCAGCTCCTCGAAGTGACATTGGGGAACTGATTGCTCGAATGGTGAAGAATCTAGAAAACGCACAGATGACTCAATCCACTATAGACTACCAGGGGATGGACGAAAGGCCAGCCTGG ACCATAATGCCAATGCAGTATGAAACCCGGATGGCTTGCGGGCTGGTCAAAGGCCATGCCTACTCTGTCACAGCAGTGGAGGAG ACAACATTTAAAGGGGAGAAAATAAGGCTGGTAAGGCTAAGGAACCCCTGGGGACAGGTGGAATGGAACGGACCTTGGAGCGACAA ATCAGAGGAGTGGAACTTCATTCCTGAAGCAGAGAAAATCCGCTTGCAACACAAGATTGCGGAGGATGGGGAATTCTG GATATCATTTGAAGATTTCATGAGACACTTCACAAAACTTGAGATCTGTAACCTCACACCTGATACTCTGGAAGCTGATAAACTCCAGACCTGGACCGTGTCAGTCAACGAAGGGCGCTGGGTGAGAGGCTGCTCAGCTGGAGGTTGCCGCAATTATCCAG ATACATTTTGGACCAATCCCCAGTATCGCTTGAGGCTTCTGGAGGAAGATGATGATCCTGAGGATGAGGAGGTGATCTGCAGCTTTCTTGTAGCACTGAtgcagaaaaacaggagaaaagaacgCAAGCTGGGAGCCAACCTGTACACTATCGGCTTTGCCATCTATGAG GTGCCCAAAGAG ATGCATGGTAATAAGCACCACTtgcaaaaggattttttcctctaTAATGCCTCCAAAGCTAGAAGTAAGACCTACATAAACATGCGAGAAATCTCTGAGCGCTTCCGGCTACCACCCAGTGAGTACGTTGTCATCCCATCAACGTATGAACCTCACCAGGAGGGAGAATTCATCCTGAGGGTCTTCTCGGAGAAAAGAAGTCTTTCCGA GGAAGTTGAAAACATGATTGAAGCACAACGTCCATCA CGTGCTTCAGCAAAAATTCGCGAAGCaagtgaagaggaaaaacagtttcGGAATATTTTCCGGCAGATCGCAGGGGAT GACATGGAGATCAATGCTGAAGAACTCAGGAACGTTCTCAATAACGTTGTAAAAAAAC ATAAGGACCTAAAGACAGAAGGATTTGAACTGGAATCCTGTCGCAGCATGATTGCTTTGATGGAT ACAGATGGCTCAGGGAAGATAAACTTTGATGAGTTCCGACATCTCTGGGACAAGATTAAAAGCTGGCAG aaaattttcAAGCGTTATGACACGGATCATTCTGGAACGATTAACAGCTATGAGATGCGTAATGCAGTCAAGGACGCAG GCTTTCGCCTGAACAACCAGCTCTACGACATCATTACGATGCGCTATGCCGACAAAAACATGAACATTGACTTTGACAGCTTCATCTGCTGCTTTGTGCGACTGGATGCTATGTTCA GAGCATTCCATGCCTTTGATAAAGATGGAGATGGAATCATTAAACTCAATGTCTTGGAG tgGCTGCAGCTCACGATGTATGCGTAA
- the CAPN3 gene encoding calpain-3 isoform X2: MPTAINAAVAQQTAAGSVPSATVSTTAEGTGGGTGGIYSAIISRNQPIIRVKEKTYEELHKKCLEKNILYEDPDFPPNETSFFYSQKIPIKFEWKRPREICENPRFIIGGANRTDICQGELGDCWFLAAIACLTLNKKLLCRVIPHDQSFIQNYAGIFHFQFWRYGDWVDVVIDDCLPTYNNQLVFTKSSQRNEFWSALLEKAYAKLHGSYEALKGGNTTEAMEDFTGGVTEFYEIKDAPKDTYKIMKHAIARGSLMASSIDDNLGFSYGSAPRSDIGELIARMVKNLENAQMTQSTIDYQGMDERPAWTIMPMQYETRMACGLVKGHAYSVTAVEETTFKGEKIRLVRLRNPWGQVEWNGPWSDKSEEWNFIPEAEKIRLQHKIAEDGEFWISFEDFMRHFTKLEICNLTPDTLEADKLQTWTVSVNEGRWVRGCSAGGCRNYPDTFWTNPQYRLRLLEEDDDPEDEEVICSFLVALMQKNRRKERKLGANLYTIGFAIYEVPKEMHGNKHHLQKDFFLYNASKARSKTYINMREISERFRLPPSEYVVIPSTYEPHQEGEFILRVFSEKRSLSEEVENMIEAQRPSKKKKGKVGTWATCRMPARKRACAMHAAGAEFFLVVSDFSASGN, encoded by the exons ATGCCAACTGCCATAAATGCAGCGGTGGCTCAGCAGACAGCTGCTGGGTCAGTTCCCAGTGCTACTGTTAGCACTACAGCTGAAGGTACAGGTGGGGGCACAGGGGGGATTTATTCTGCCATAATCAGTCGCAACCAGCCCATTATCAGAGTAAAGGAAAAGACCTATGAAGAGCTTCACAAGAAGTGCCTGGAGAAAAACATCCTCTATGAAGATCCTGATTTCCCACCTAATGAGACCTCCTTCTTCTATAGCCAGAAAATCCCCATCAAGTTTGAGTGGAAAAGACCACGT GAAATCTGTGAGAATCCACGATTTATTATTGGTGGAGCCAACAGAACAGATATCTGCCAAGGAGAATTAG GTGACTGCTGGTTCCTGGCAGCCATCGCTTGCCTAACCCTGAATAAAAAACTCCTCTGTAGAGTCATACCTCACGACCAGTCCTTTATACAAAACTACGCTGGCATCTTTCACTTCCAG TTCTGGCGCTACGGAGACTGGGTGGACGTTGTCATCGACGACTGCCTACCCACGTACAACAACCAGCTGGTCTTCACCAAGTCCTCCCAGCGCAACGAGTTCTGGAGCGCTCTTCTGGAAAAGGCCTACGCAAA ACTCCATGGGTCCTATGAAGCTTTGAAAGGAGGCAACACCACAGAGGCCATGGAGGACTTCACAGGAGGAGTGACAGAGTTCTATGAGATAAAAGATGCCCCTAAAGATACCTATAAAATTATGAAACATGCAATTGCCAGAGGATCCCTCATGGCCAGCTCCATTGAC GATAACTTAGGCTTTTCCTATGGATCAGCTCCTCGAAGTGACATTGGGGAACTGATTGCTCGAATGGTGAAGAATCTAGAAAACGCACAGATGACTCAATCCACTATAGACTACCAGGGGATGGACGAAAGGCCAGCCTGG ACCATAATGCCAATGCAGTATGAAACCCGGATGGCTTGCGGGCTGGTCAAAGGCCATGCCTACTCTGTCACAGCAGTGGAGGAG ACAACATTTAAAGGGGAGAAAATAAGGCTGGTAAGGCTAAGGAACCCCTGGGGACAGGTGGAATGGAACGGACCTTGGAGCGACAA ATCAGAGGAGTGGAACTTCATTCCTGAAGCAGAGAAAATCCGCTTGCAACACAAGATTGCGGAGGATGGGGAATTCTG GATATCATTTGAAGATTTCATGAGACACTTCACAAAACTTGAGATCTGTAACCTCACACCTGATACTCTGGAAGCTGATAAACTCCAGACCTGGACCGTGTCAGTCAACGAAGGGCGCTGGGTGAGAGGCTGCTCAGCTGGAGGTTGCCGCAATTATCCAG ATACATTTTGGACCAATCCCCAGTATCGCTTGAGGCTTCTGGAGGAAGATGATGATCCTGAGGATGAGGAGGTGATCTGCAGCTTTCTTGTAGCACTGAtgcagaaaaacaggagaaaagaacgCAAGCTGGGAGCCAACCTGTACACTATCGGCTTTGCCATCTATGAG GTGCCCAAAGAG ATGCATGGTAATAAGCACCACTtgcaaaaggattttttcctctaTAATGCCTCCAAAGCTAGAAGTAAGACCTACATAAACATGCGAGAAATCTCTGAGCGCTTCCGGCTACCACCCAGTGAGTACGTTGTCATCCCATCAACGTATGAACCTCACCAGGAGGGAGAATTCATCCTGAGGGTCTTCTCGGAGAAAAGAAGTCTTTCCGA GGAAGTTGAAAACATGATTGAAGCACAACGTCCATCA aaaaagaaaaagggcaagGTGGGTACGTGGGCAACGTGCAGAATGCCAGCAAGGAAAAGAGCATGTGCAATGCATGCAGCAGGAGCTGAGTTCTTTCTTGTCGTTAGTGATTTCTCTGCATCTGGAAACTGA